Proteins from one Candidatus Planktophila sp. genomic window:
- a CDS encoding nuclear transport factor 2 family protein, translated as MDENSQVTASIIRDFNNAFNNHDIDAVMALMTDDCIFENTFPAPDGTRHVGQTQVRLELGSFLKSSPLAVFEEEELIACENRCVVRWRYSWGEGHVRGVDVMRVQGGKVSEKLSYVKG; from the coding sequence ATGGACGAGAATTCGCAAGTAACTGCGTCAATTATTAGAGATTTCAATAATGCTTTTAATAATCATGACATCGATGCCGTTATGGCCTTAATGACAGATGATTGTATTTTTGAAAATACTTTTCCAGCACCAGACGGAACGCGACATGTAGGTCAGACTCAAGTTCGATTGGAGCTAGGTAGCTTTCTAAAGAGTTCACCCTTGGCTGTATTCGAAGAGGAGGAGTTGATTGCCTGCGAAAACCGATGTGTAGTTCGTTGGAGGTACTCATGGGGAGAAGGTCACGTTAGAGGAGTTGATGTGATGCGCGTACAGGGAGGGAAAGTGAGCGAAAAACTCTCGTACGTTAAAGGTTAA
- a CDS encoding carboxyl transferase domain-containing protein: protein MSFPRIVSAIDTHDSGFHEKSAAFQTLINEFTEHMAKAAFGGPEEVRIRHEARGKLLPRDRVNQLLDPGSPFLELSPLAAHGMYDNEAPGAGLITGIGMVSGRAVMIIANDATVKGGTYYPMTVKKHLRAQEIAFVNRLPCIYLVDSGGAFLPMQHEVFPDRDHFGRIFFNQARLSAAGIPQISAVLGACTAGGAYVPAMSDENVIVAGQGHIFLAGPPLVKAATGEEVSAEDLGGGAMHSRVSGVTDHLAESEGQALMTVRSIISTVPKSASWLIPDEEIEQPLYDGEEILGIVPTDTRTTYDIREVIARIVDGSRFLEFKAEFGETLVTGFAHIDGYQVGIIANNGVLFSESAQKGAHFIEICDQRKIPLVFLQNISGFMVGREYETGGIAKHGAKMVNAVACARVPKFTVIIGGSFGAGNYSMCGRAYDPRFLWMWPNARISVMGGEQAASVLATVKGDQLAARGQEWSTEDIEEFKAPIRDKYESEGSAYFSTARIWDDGIIHPQDTRRVLSLALSISGLSPLPETSFGIFRM, encoded by the coding sequence ATGAGTTTTCCACGGATAGTTAGCGCGATTGATACGCACGATTCTGGTTTCCACGAAAAGAGTGCGGCATTTCAAACGTTGATCAATGAATTTACCGAGCATATGGCAAAAGCGGCATTCGGCGGTCCGGAGGAGGTTCGCATTCGCCATGAAGCGCGGGGAAAACTTCTTCCTCGCGATCGAGTTAATCAACTGCTTGATCCAGGTTCACCTTTTCTAGAACTTTCACCGCTTGCAGCTCATGGAATGTATGACAATGAAGCACCTGGTGCGGGTTTAATAACTGGCATTGGAATGGTGAGCGGGCGAGCGGTGATGATCATTGCCAATGATGCAACAGTTAAAGGTGGAACCTATTATCCAATGACCGTGAAAAAACATCTGCGTGCTCAAGAAATCGCCTTCGTAAATAGATTGCCCTGTATATATTTGGTTGATTCGGGTGGAGCATTTTTACCGATGCAACATGAAGTCTTTCCAGATCGCGATCACTTCGGCCGAATATTTTTTAATCAAGCACGTCTTAGCGCGGCAGGAATTCCACAAATTTCTGCCGTCCTAGGAGCATGCACGGCGGGTGGTGCTTATGTTCCTGCTATGAGTGATGAAAATGTAATCGTTGCAGGCCAAGGCCATATATTTCTTGCAGGTCCACCGTTAGTTAAAGCGGCAACGGGGGAAGAAGTTAGTGCTGAAGATTTAGGCGGAGGTGCTATGCACTCACGTGTTTCAGGGGTAACAGATCACCTGGCAGAGAGTGAGGGACAAGCCTTAATGACGGTTCGCTCAATCATTTCTACCGTACCTAAGAGTGCGAGTTGGTTGATACCCGATGAAGAAATTGAACAACCTTTATACGACGGGGAAGAGATTCTTGGAATTGTCCCAACCGATACGCGAACAACATATGACATCCGTGAAGTCATCGCCAGAATCGTTGATGGAAGCCGTTTCTTAGAATTCAAAGCCGAATTCGGTGAAACTCTGGTGACCGGGTTTGCTCATATTGATGGGTACCAAGTGGGAATTATTGCCAACAACGGCGTTCTCTTTAGTGAATCTGCGCAGAAAGGTGCGCACTTTATTGAAATCTGTGATCAGCGAAAAATTCCGCTGGTATTTCTACAAAATATTTCAGGTTTTATGGTTGGCCGCGAATATGAAACTGGCGGAATTGCCAAACACGGCGCCAAGATGGTCAATGCAGTGGCCTGTGCGCGAGTACCGAAGTTCACAGTAATTATCGGTGGCTCATTTGGCGCTGGAAATTATTCGATGTGCGGTCGAGCATATGATCCTCGTTTTCTCTGGATGTGGCCGAACGCTCGCATCTCGGTTATGGGTGGAGAGCAGGCCGCTTCGGTTTTAGCGACAGTGAAGGGCGATCAACTAGCCGCTCGTGGTCAGGAGTGGAGTACGGAAGATATTGAGGAGTTCAAAGCGCCAATTCGCGATAAATATGAGAGCGAGGGAAGTGCTTATTTCTCAACTGCACGAATCTGGGATGATGGAATAATTCATCCTCAAGATACTCGTCGTGTTTTGTCCTTAGCGCTTTCAATCTCTGGGCTTTCGCCTTTACCTGAGACCTCTTTCGGAATTTTTCGGATGTAA
- a CDS encoding biotin carboxylase N-terminal domain-containing protein, which yields MVFSKVLIANRGEVALRIHSTLEKLGIESVGVFVPDDWNSLHVQRISHSYLLDDLQGSGYLNIEAIITAALQSGAEAIHPGYGFLAENAGFAQACIDANLVFIGPPAFAMEAMGEKISARHYAISAGVPVVPGAGSSGMGNEELLEACSNLAFPLLVKPAAGGGGKGLHVARNIDELRGVLPIARREAKSAFGDDNLLVEKYIVNARHIEFQVVADNHGNCMHLGERECSLQRRHQKVIEEAPAPNMSNESRKTMSEAALALTSAIGYQNLGTIEFLVDADSPEVFYFMEMNTRLQVEHRVTELITGLDLVECQLRIAAGEKLKDVIPQRVLQGHAIEARIYAEDAYNGFLPTGGIIGVYKTPDTSGAIIDSAIIKGTVVSSSFDPMLAKIACRGDDRISALNKLHNALSKTVVLGVTTNIDFLIELLNRAEIKDFQYNTNYLESHEFKRMNPPVEILAAYSAIATSASVHGSWRSDGWRIHGSPTSTISAYIDGVRYGVAVASSSTVEVDSYLDDAGYWIHHRSFGTWLIKQVNERRGLSDSLSEGIVSPMPGMVIAINVSQGDLVKIGDPLVVIEAMKMEHIVRAKRPGHVIKCNVSSGSKVRVGQVLVEVVGDV from the coding sequence ATGGTGTTTTCAAAAGTTCTCATTGCCAACCGAGGAGAAGTTGCACTTCGAATTCATTCTACATTGGAGAAACTTGGAATTGAATCAGTTGGAGTTTTTGTACCCGACGATTGGAACTCTCTTCATGTACAACGAATTTCACATAGCTACTTACTTGATGATTTACAGGGAAGTGGTTATTTAAATATTGAGGCGATAATTACAGCGGCGTTGCAAAGTGGCGCAGAGGCGATACATCCCGGGTATGGATTTTTGGCTGAAAATGCAGGATTTGCACAAGCGTGTATTGATGCCAATTTGGTATTCATCGGCCCACCTGCCTTTGCTATGGAAGCGATGGGCGAGAAGATTTCCGCTCGACATTACGCGATCAGCGCAGGAGTTCCAGTTGTGCCAGGTGCAGGAAGTTCAGGAATGGGAAATGAAGAGTTGCTCGAGGCCTGCAGTAATTTAGCTTTCCCTCTGCTTGTAAAACCTGCAGCCGGTGGCGGTGGCAAAGGGCTACACGTTGCAAGGAATATTGATGAGTTACGGGGAGTACTTCCAATCGCCCGTCGTGAGGCGAAGAGTGCATTCGGTGACGACAATCTACTCGTAGAGAAATACATAGTGAATGCGCGTCATATTGAGTTTCAAGTTGTTGCCGATAACCACGGAAACTGTATGCACTTAGGTGAGCGTGAGTGTTCACTACAACGACGCCATCAAAAAGTAATAGAAGAGGCACCAGCACCAAACATGTCAAACGAGAGCCGTAAAACAATGAGTGAAGCTGCGTTAGCGCTGACCTCTGCGATTGGATATCAGAATTTAGGTACGATTGAATTTCTTGTCGATGCGGATTCACCCGAGGTTTTCTACTTTATGGAGATGAATACTCGGCTGCAAGTCGAGCATCGAGTTACTGAATTGATTACAGGTTTAGATTTAGTCGAGTGCCAACTACGTATTGCCGCAGGTGAGAAATTAAAAGATGTAATTCCACAAAGAGTTTTACAAGGGCACGCCATAGAAGCACGCATTTATGCCGAAGATGCTTACAACGGCTTTCTTCCAACTGGTGGAATTATTGGAGTGTATAAAACTCCTGATACATCTGGCGCAATTATCGACTCTGCAATCATTAAAGGAACGGTAGTTTCATCTTCATTTGATCCGATGCTGGCTAAAATCGCATGCCGGGGTGATGATCGAATATCTGCTTTAAACAAGTTACACAATGCTCTGTCAAAAACTGTTGTGTTAGGCGTAACAACCAACATTGACTTTCTGATCGAGCTATTGAATCGCGCAGAGATTAAAGATTTTCAATACAACACAAATTATCTCGAGTCACATGAGTTCAAGCGAATGAATCCGCCGGTCGAGATCTTGGCGGCGTACTCAGCAATTGCAACGTCGGCATCAGTACATGGGTCTTGGCGCTCGGATGGATGGCGGATTCACGGCTCGCCAACCTCGACGATTTCTGCCTATATCGATGGGGTGCGCTATGGGGTTGCAGTCGCGAGTAGCTCAACGGTAGAGGTCGATTCATATCTCGATGATGCCGGTTACTGGATTCACCATCGATCTTTTGGTACTTGGCTAATAAAACAGGTCAATGAGAGAAGAGGCTTGAGTGATTCGTTGAGTGAAGGGATCGTCAGTCCAATGCCGGGGATGGTTATCGCCATCAATGTCTCACAAGGAGATCTGGTGAAAATCGGTGACCCACTAGTCGTCATAGAAGCAATGAAAATGGAGCATATAGTGCGTGCAAAGCGTCCAGGACACGTTATTAAATGCAATGTCTCCAGTGGGTCTAAAGTGCGTGTGGGACAGGTATTAGTAGAGGTGGTTGGAGATGTTTGA
- a CDS encoding hydroxymethylglutaryl-CoA lyase — MFDRSGLPKAVTVYEVGPRDGLQNEALTLATDTKAELIRRLINSGIPAIEVASFVRPDTVPALADADELLTQLTPLLSSHRMSALVPNQRGLDRALHTGLREVAIFASATESFAKANLNNSVAGSLEIYSHVIKTAVEAGLRVRGYISMCFRDPWEGTVAAGKVVDVAERLLADGVAEISLGDTIGTATPGEVIDLINALDSRGISRSLLAVHFHDTYGQALSNTLTAMLEGITTIDSSIGGLGGCPFAKSATGNLATEDLVWQLHGLGISTGINFDELLATSKWLSEKSGLKIRSKSAIALVGNSRLVEK; from the coding sequence ATGTTTGATCGAAGTGGCTTACCTAAGGCCGTCACTGTTTATGAAGTGGGACCGCGAGATGGTCTGCAAAATGAAGCTCTGACTCTAGCGACTGACACGAAGGCAGAGTTAATAAGACGTTTAATTAACTCAGGTATTCCAGCGATTGAGGTGGCAAGTTTTGTTCGACCTGACACTGTGCCGGCGCTAGCCGATGCCGACGAACTTCTAACGCAGTTAACTCCATTGTTATCTTCTCATCGCATGAGCGCTTTAGTTCCAAATCAACGCGGGCTAGATCGTGCACTACACACAGGTCTGCGTGAAGTAGCCATTTTTGCCAGTGCCACCGAATCTTTTGCGAAAGCGAATTTGAATAACAGTGTCGCAGGTTCACTTGAAATATACAGCCATGTTATTAAAACAGCTGTTGAAGCTGGACTTCGCGTTCGTGGATACATATCAATGTGCTTTCGCGATCCATGGGAAGGCACAGTCGCAGCCGGGAAAGTAGTCGACGTTGCAGAGAGATTACTTGCAGATGGAGTAGCGGAGATTTCACTTGGCGATACCATCGGCACCGCGACACCGGGTGAGGTTATAGATCTAATAAATGCTTTGGATTCTCGCGGAATTTCGCGCTCGCTCCTTGCCGTCCATTTTCACGATACTTATGGCCAGGCGCTATCTAACACGTTAACGGCGATGTTGGAGGGAATCACAACCATCGACTCTTCAATCGGTGGGCTTGGTGGATGCCCATTTGCTAAGAGTGCCACGGGAAACTTGGCCACTGAAGATCTTGTATGGCAACTACATGGACTTGGGATTTCGACTGGAATTAATTTCGACGAGTTATTAGCGACAAGTAAGTGGCTGAGTGAAAAAAGTGGATTAAAGATTAGATCTAAGAGTGCAATAGCCCTAGTTGGTAACAGTAGATTGGTGGAGAAATAA
- a CDS encoding acyl-CoA dehydrogenase family protein translates to MDSVLKQLSSEHQLLAETVRAFANEVVAPVAALHDQEQSFPYEIVKGMAEMGLFALPFPEEIGGMGGDYLSLCLAIEELARIDQSVAITLDAAVGLGAMPIYRMGTEEQKEKYLKPLISGQSLGAFGLTESDSGSDASGLRTTARLENNEWVIDGAKTFITNSGTSITSLVIVACVTGVKNDGSKEISTIIVPNGTPGFTVEPSYSKVGWHASDTHPLSFNNVRVPASNLLGERGRGYANFLRSLDEGRIAIAALSVGAAQGCLDESLKYAKERKTFGKPIGQHQSIAFKIAEMQARTHIARLAYYHAAALMDSGREFKAQASIAKLVGSEAAMDNAREATQIFGGYGFMNEYSVARHYRDSKILEIGEGTSEVQKILIARDLGLKAE, encoded by the coding sequence ATGGATTCAGTCCTTAAGCAGTTATCGTCGGAGCATCAATTACTCGCAGAAACAGTGCGAGCCTTTGCCAATGAAGTTGTTGCACCTGTAGCCGCACTTCATGACCAAGAACAGTCCTTCCCTTATGAAATCGTAAAAGGAATGGCGGAGATGGGTCTGTTCGCACTGCCATTTCCAGAAGAAATCGGAGGAATGGGTGGTGATTATCTATCGCTGTGCCTTGCAATTGAAGAGTTAGCAAGGATTGACCAGAGCGTTGCCATCACACTGGATGCTGCAGTTGGTCTCGGCGCTATGCCAATTTATCGGATGGGAACCGAGGAGCAGAAAGAAAAGTATTTAAAACCACTCATTAGCGGCCAATCACTGGGTGCATTCGGGCTTACCGAATCCGACTCTGGAAGCGATGCGAGTGGTCTGCGTACAACGGCAAGGTTGGAAAACAATGAGTGGGTAATCGATGGAGCTAAGACGTTCATCACCAACTCAGGCACATCGATTACATCATTAGTGATCGTTGCATGTGTTACTGGCGTAAAGAACGATGGATCAAAGGAGATCAGCACGATAATCGTGCCAAATGGAACGCCAGGTTTTACCGTTGAACCCTCATATAGCAAAGTTGGTTGGCATGCATCCGATACCCACCCACTCTCATTTAACAATGTGCGAGTTCCCGCCAGCAATCTCTTAGGAGAGCGTGGACGGGGATATGCCAATTTCCTGCGGAGTTTGGATGAAGGCCGCATCGCAATTGCGGCCTTATCGGTGGGAGCGGCACAAGGCTGTCTTGATGAGTCACTGAAATATGCCAAGGAGCGTAAAACTTTTGGAAAACCCATAGGCCAACACCAATCAATCGCATTTAAAATAGCTGAAATGCAGGCACGAACACATATTGCACGGCTGGCCTACTATCACGCTGCCGCTCTTATGGATTCCGGGAGAGAGTTTAAAGCTCAGGCATCTATTGCCAAACTAGTTGGAAGTGAAGCGGCGATGGATAATGCACGCGAGGCAACTCAAATCTTTGGTGGCTATGGTTTTATGAATGAGTACTCAGTTGCACGACACTACCGAGACTCAAAAATTTTAGAGATCGGAGAAGGGACGAGCGAAGTACAGAAGATTTTGATTGCCCGAGACCTTGGCTTGAAGGCCGAATGA
- a CDS encoding enoyl-CoA hydratase-related protein — protein MTSNSQLLYEVSDSIATITINRADARNALNAAVRNGIRESLELFTHDERAKVLIITGAGDIAFSAGADLKEMSDQRLTVPEDDFISDLKTPKPVIAAVNGLAFGGGFYLVQQADLVIAVEHATFGITEARHGRGAPWAAHLPLLIAPRVALELLLTAQPISASRALEIGLVNKVVASKALMETAREMAVQIAANAPLSVAAGKAMVRNTIESTLGTGRLRANEIWDSVYKSADAQEGPRAFKEKRAPKWLGY, from the coding sequence ATGACTTCTAATAGCCAACTTCTTTATGAAGTCTCCGATTCAATTGCGACGATAACAATAAACAGAGCAGATGCTCGGAATGCCCTTAACGCAGCGGTACGAAACGGAATTCGAGAATCACTTGAACTCTTTACTCATGATGAGAGAGCTAAAGTTTTAATAATTACTGGAGCCGGAGATATTGCTTTTAGCGCAGGGGCGGATTTAAAAGAAATGTCTGATCAGCGACTTACAGTTCCTGAGGATGATTTCATCTCCGATTTAAAGACCCCAAAGCCAGTTATTGCCGCGGTAAACGGTCTGGCATTTGGTGGAGGTTTTTATTTAGTTCAGCAGGCCGACTTGGTTATCGCAGTCGAGCATGCAACTTTTGGAATTACAGAGGCAAGACATGGACGAGGCGCACCCTGGGCAGCACATTTACCTTTATTAATTGCACCTCGTGTCGCACTGGAACTTCTCTTAACTGCCCAGCCAATTTCGGCCTCAAGGGCTCTAGAAATAGGTTTGGTTAATAAAGTGGTTGCCTCAAAGGCTCTTATGGAAACTGCTCGAGAAATGGCAGTTCAAATTGCCGCCAATGCTCCGCTTTCTGTAGCTGCGGGTAAAGCTATGGTTCGAAATACAATCGAATCAACTCTTGGAACTGGACGCTTGCGGGCCAATGAAATTTGGGATTCGGTTTACAAAAGTGCCGATGCCCAAGAAGGACCACGAGCATTTAAAGAAAAAAGAGCACCAAAATGGCTGGGTTACTAA
- a CDS encoding dihydrolipoamide acetyltransferase family protein, whose product MPREFSTQLKSGWVIKVMETSGSVFEFLLPDVGEGLEDAEIVGWKVSAGEKIQVNQLIVEIETAKALVELPTPFSGTVLELLVHEGQVVHVGTPIIRIQLDTEKPSVAQTTELKSERTEILVGSGPRNEETSHRKRLTRNYGIKVGAVRSDAPKPPIPKPSILSVPVQPLEAPDSINRRVIALAKPPVRRLARDCGVDLLSLIGSGPEGSITHEDVLAAANQIKNGANLKNKSVSNLKETRTPIHGVRKVMAEAMVASAFTAPHVTEFITVDVTSAIELLDRLRTSPEFSGIRLSILSLLARAMCIAMPNTPEVNSFWDAESQEVVTKHYINLGVATATDRGLLVPNVKDAEQLSFKNLAKAIEEVVDAARTKKASLSQLTGGTMSITNIGVFGVETGTPILPPGESAILCLGAIVTRPWVVGSEILARQVCTLSLSFDHRLVDGAQGSKFLTAIAKLLQDPSALIAP is encoded by the coding sequence ATGCCGAGAGAATTCTCGACGCAGTTGAAAAGTGGATGGGTTATTAAGGTCATGGAAACTTCTGGTTCAGTTTTTGAGTTTCTACTTCCCGATGTGGGCGAAGGTTTGGAAGATGCCGAAATTGTAGGATGGAAAGTATCAGCGGGAGAAAAAATTCAGGTCAATCAACTTATTGTTGAGATCGAAACAGCAAAAGCTTTAGTCGAACTTCCAACTCCTTTCTCTGGCACGGTGCTTGAACTTCTGGTCCACGAGGGCCAAGTTGTTCATGTAGGAACGCCCATCATTCGCATCCAGTTAGATACAGAGAAGCCGTCGGTTGCACAAACCACCGAATTAAAATCTGAGCGCACCGAAATCTTGGTCGGTTCTGGACCTCGAAATGAGGAAACTTCGCACCGGAAACGTCTTACTCGAAACTATGGAATCAAAGTAGGAGCAGTTCGCTCCGATGCTCCAAAACCTCCGATACCAAAACCTTCAATACTTAGTGTGCCTGTACAACCATTAGAGGCTCCAGATTCAATAAATAGGCGGGTAATTGCATTGGCGAAACCTCCGGTGCGCAGACTTGCTAGAGATTGTGGAGTGGATTTACTCTCTTTAATAGGCAGCGGTCCCGAAGGTTCGATTACACATGAAGATGTTTTGGCCGCTGCCAACCAAATAAAAAATGGGGCTAATCTAAAAAATAAAAGCGTTAGTAATTTAAAAGAGACTCGTACCCCAATTCACGGAGTCCGGAAAGTTATGGCTGAAGCTATGGTAGCAAGTGCGTTTACCGCACCTCACGTAACCGAATTTATCACTGTAGATGTGACCAGTGCGATTGAATTGTTAGATCGACTTCGAACCTCACCTGAATTTTCCGGAATCCGACTCTCCATCTTGTCACTGCTGGCACGTGCAATGTGCATTGCAATGCCTAATACACCTGAGGTAAATAGTTTTTGGGATGCTGAATCACAAGAGGTAGTTACTAAACACTACATAAATCTCGGAGTTGCAACTGCAACCGATCGGGGATTATTAGTGCCCAACGTTAAAGACGCTGAACAATTGAGTTTTAAAAATCTTGCAAAGGCAATAGAAGAAGTTGTTGACGCTGCTCGTACAAAGAAAGCATCGTTAAGCCAGTTAACAGGTGGCACTATGTCGATTACTAATATCGGTGTCTTTGGAGTTGAAACTGGAACTCCAATCTTGCCACCTGGCGAATCGGCAATACTCTGCTTAGGTGCAATTGTCACCCGACCTTGGGTTGTGGGTTCTGAGATATTAGCACGGCAAGTTTGCACACTCTCTTTATCATTTGATCATCGCTTGGTCGATGGGGCGCAAGGTTCTAAATTTTTAACCGCTATCGCAAAATTATTACAAGATCCTTCTGCACTTATCGCGCCTTAA
- a CDS encoding alpha-ketoacid dehydrogenase subunit beta, with protein MPQLSIVHALNQGLHRAMDADSKVLLMGEDIGKLGGVFRVTEGLQKSFGDERVIDSPLAESGIVGTAIGLALYGFRPVVEIQFDGFVFPAFDQIVVQLARMRFRSAGALSLPITIRIPYGGGIGSVEHHSESPEGYFAATPGLRVVTCSNSNDAYWMIQQSIASDDPVIFLEPKRRYWQKSEVDTDLHLNEISALHEARVLSDGSDCTIIGYGPTIATCLQAARLAAEDGVTLEVIDLRSLSPIDMPVLIKSANKTGRVVIVHEASRSGGVGAEIATRLSQECFYKLEAPVMRVTGYDVPYPPSRIEDDYLPDAERILDAVEKWMGY; from the coding sequence ATGCCCCAACTCAGTATCGTTCATGCCCTCAATCAAGGTCTACATCGCGCAATGGATGCTGATTCCAAGGTACTTCTCATGGGAGAAGATATTGGCAAGCTAGGTGGTGTATTCCGCGTGACCGAAGGACTTCAAAAATCTTTTGGGGACGAGCGTGTGATTGATTCTCCATTAGCTGAATCTGGAATTGTGGGAACGGCAATTGGCTTAGCGCTCTACGGATTTCGGCCCGTTGTCGAAATTCAATTTGATGGTTTTGTCTTCCCAGCTTTTGATCAGATCGTTGTGCAGCTCGCACGAATGCGCTTTCGCTCGGCCGGTGCATTGAGCCTCCCCATCACCATAAGAATTCCTTACGGAGGTGGCATTGGCTCCGTTGAACATCACAGTGAATCTCCAGAGGGGTATTTTGCTGCAACCCCTGGTTTAAGAGTCGTTACATGTTCTAATTCAAATGACGCTTACTGGATGATCCAACAATCCATTGCTAGTGATGATCCCGTTATTTTTCTAGAACCAAAACGGCGGTATTGGCAAAAGAGTGAGGTCGACACTGATTTACATCTCAACGAAATATCGGCGTTGCATGAAGCAAGAGTTTTAAGCGATGGTTCAGATTGCACAATTATTGGTTACGGTCCGACCATTGCTACATGCTTGCAAGCTGCTCGACTTGCAGCTGAAGATGGAGTCACTCTTGAAGTTATTGATTTACGCTCTTTAAGTCCAATAGATATGCCTGTGTTAATTAAATCTGCTAATAAAACTGGTCGCGTCGTCATAGTTCATGAAGCTTCTCGCAGCGGAGGAGTTGGTGCAGAAATAGCTACACGCCTGAGCCAAGAGTGCTTTTATAAACTAGAAGCACCTGTGATGAGAGTGACAGGTTATGACGTTCCATATCCTCCAAGTCGAATAGAGGATGATTACTTACCAGATGCCGAGAGAATTCTCGACGCAGTTGAAAAGTGGATGGGTTATTAA
- the pdhA gene encoding pyruvate dehydrogenase (acetyl-transferring) E1 component subunit alpha — MDQSDSVVQLLDSNGSFSNDSQYISTLSDSELIDFYRDMVLVRALDEQATALQRQGELGLWAPLLGQEAAQIGSARAMKKQDFAFSTYREHGVAWCRGVDPVDMLSFWRGTKHQGWDANQYRLYGYQIIIGAHALHATGYAMGAYLSRNTETGDAEKDQAVMAYFGDGAMSEGDVNEAFVFAASYQAPVVFFCQNNQWAISEPTRRQSRVPLAYRAAGFGIPGIRVDGNDVIACYEVTKQALDRARSGQGPTLIEAITYRMGAHTTSDDPTKYQVFSDVELWRDRDPIERLKVYLRAKGVLNKELESEISDEAATLSERMRDECRKLPDPNPLSMFNHVYAESDLNIDEQRREVETILSRSQDN; from the coding sequence ATGGATCAATCCGATTCCGTCGTTCAACTGCTAGATAGCAATGGCTCATTCTCTAACGATTCACAATACATTTCAACATTGAGCGATTCAGAGTTAATTGATTTTTACCGAGACATGGTTTTAGTTCGTGCCCTCGATGAGCAAGCAACGGCGCTGCAGCGGCAAGGTGAGCTTGGCTTGTGGGCACCACTTCTTGGACAAGAGGCGGCACAAATTGGTTCCGCCCGCGCTATGAAAAAACAGGATTTTGCTTTTTCAACATATCGTGAACATGGGGTTGCGTGGTGCCGCGGAGTAGATCCAGTTGACATGCTTAGTTTTTGGCGGGGAACAAAGCATCAAGGATGGGATGCAAATCAATATCGCCTTTATGGTTACCAAATTATTATTGGAGCCCATGCATTACATGCAACTGGTTATGCCATGGGAGCTTACCTCTCTAGGAACACTGAAACCGGCGATGCGGAAAAAGATCAAGCAGTAATGGCCTACTTTGGTGATGGCGCCATGAGCGAAGGCGATGTTAATGAGGCTTTTGTATTTGCGGCTTCTTACCAAGCGCCGGTTGTATTTTTCTGTCAAAATAATCAGTGGGCAATCTCTGAACCAACAAGACGTCAAAGTCGAGTGCCCCTTGCATACCGTGCCGCAGGTTTCGGAATTCCCGGCATACGAGTAGATGGAAACGATGTCATTGCTTGCTATGAAGTTACCAAGCAGGCGTTAGATCGAGCGCGTTCAGGTCAAGGTCCGACTTTAATTGAAGCAATTACTTATCGAATGGGCGCACATACAACATCAGATGACCCCACCAAATATCAGGTTTTTAGCGACGTTGAACTGTGGAGAGATAGAGATCCAATCGAGAGATTAAAGGTCTACCTGCGCGCGAAAGGCGTTCTCAATAAAGAGTTAGAGAGTGAAATATCTGATGAAGCTGCCACATTAAGCGAAAGAATGCGCGATGAGTGTCGAAAGCTTCCAGATCCAAATCCACTATCGATGTTCAACCATGTTTATGCTGAATCCGATCTGAATATCGATGAGCAAAGGAGAGAAGTCGAAACAATTCTCTCTAGATCTCAGGATAATTAA